In Paenibacillus stellifer, the DNA window GTGCTGGCAGGTCTCGCAACCGGTATTTCCATTTATGCGGCCCAGTTCTGGGGCAAGCGGGATGAGAAGAGCATTGCTCAATTAATGGGGATGGGTGTGACGGTCGGGCTGGTCTTTGCGATTCTTTTTACCGTGCCGGTGCATTTCGCTCCGAAATTTAATCTTGGATTATTTACGACGGACCAGCGTGTTATCTCGGAAGGGGCGATATTTCTCCGAATCATCTCCTTAAGCTACATTCCGGCCATGCTGACGATGATCTATTCGGCCATCTTGCGCTCGACCGGACGCGTCAAGCTGCCGATGATCGTCAGTATGTGTACGGTAGGCATTAACATTGTGCTCAACTACCTTCTGATCTACGGGAATTTCGGATTCCCTGAATTGGGACTGAAGGGCGCCGCGATATCGACCTTGACCGCCCGGATTGTGGAGTGTCTGTTTATTATCGGAGCCTCGTACAAGCTTCGCCTCCCCGGCATCGCGGACAGAAGCAACTGGTTCGGGGCATCTGGACAGCTTGCGGGCAAATTTTTCCGGACCACGTACCCGATTGTGCTGACCGAGCTGATCTGGGTGCTGGGGGAAACGGTCTACGCTATTATTTACAGCCGCATGGGTACTGCGGAAATGACGGCCATGACGATAACCTTCCCGCTTCAGGGGCTCAGCATCGGACTACTGTCCGGCCTTTCGAGCGCTGCCGGCATTCTGATTGGCAACAAGCTCGGAGCGGACGAGGAAGAAACTGCGCTGGATTTCTCCCGAAGATTCATTCTGCTCGGGATTGTCATATCGCTGGTGGCGGGAGTGCTGATTGCTGCAGCGGCACCGCTGTATGTGTCCATCTTTCAAATCTCCGACGAAGCGCACCAGATGGGTATCCGTCTCGTCTGGGTGTTTGCGGGATTCCTTTGGGTAAAAGTCTCCAATATGATTCTGGCCGGCGGCATTCTCCAAAGCGGAGGAGACAGCAAATTTGTATTCGCCATGGAATCCACCGCCACCTGGCTGATCGGAGTTCCATCCGGGCTGCTGGTTTCATTTGTCTGGAAGCAGCCTATCTATCTGGTGTACATGATTCTTTCTCTGGAGGAAGTCGTCCGCTTTGCTGTTGGTCTGTATCGAATCCGCTCCAAAAAGTGGCTGAAGAATCTGGTTGCCGATATTTCCGCGTAAGCGGGCATGGAAGCAAAGGGTATGATTCATGATTCGCAGCGAATAAGGGGCTGGCTGATAAAAGAGACTTTTTCAGTGGCCGAGACCTAGCCCAACCATGTGAAGATTGCAAGAAGAACTAAGCCGAGCCGCGAATCTCCCGTTAATGGAGGATCGCGGCTAGGCGTTTTTGATCCACAGTGGCTTGCTATCAAACAAAGCTTCTTTTGCCAGACTGCATGTGCCTAATCGGCAGGGGTAACAATGTCTTCCTGATCGGCTACGCACACGCTTCCGGGCACGGATTTACATACTTTTTTGATACGGGTTGCTTCAGTAACAATATGATCGACACTGGTATATTTCTGGCGGCGGCTCGTTACAACCGCTATCGACATGGATACAAGCGGGATGAGATGATTCTGGCCCGAGCGTCCTTCACCAAAGACGTGATTGTTATGTAAGTCTTCAGGGGTGTAAAAGTCCCTCTTCATCTGTTCAAAATCCGCGATCGCCTCTTCGCAGACCGGCTTGAAGTCATGATGATCCAAAATGGCAATAAAATCATCTCCTCCAATATGCCCGAGAAATGCTTTCGGAGTAGCGGCAAAATACTTGCGAAGCAGGCCTGCCGTAGCCTGAATCAACTGATCCCCTTTTTTGAAGCCATAGCTGTCGTTGTAAGACTTGAAATAATCCAGATCGATGTAGAGCACACTGAATTGCTCCAGCTGAATGAATTGGTATAACCATTCATCGATGATCCGATTGCCCGGGAGACCTGTCAGCGGATTCATAAAAATCCCCATCTCCGCGCGAACGTCAGCAACAGTCAGCAGAAGGCGCCGGATACTTACAGCTCCAAACAAGCTGCCTTCCAGGGTGATCAGAACCAGGTCATATAATTCTCCCTCGGTCCGGTTCATCGCCTGGATACTTACCTCTGTAATCTGTTCCATGTACTCCACTACCAACGGCTGAGCGTTCATAATGAGCTTGACCGGGCGATCCATATACACCGGATAACCGTAGCGTGTACCAATCTTTTGAAAAAAAAGAGCACGCATGATCAACGAAGGCCTTCCGTCCTCCCCTGCAATCGCCAGACCTTCCAAATTGGGATGTGTTTTAAAAAGTTGATAAACCTCATCGCATTTGGTTTCAGGGGTGACTACAGGAATGGTCTCGGCGATTTCGCCTATGTGCATAAACATACCCTTCACCTTCTTTTTTTCTCCATTTATGCTGCATCCAGGGCCAGCGACAGCTTGTCCTCTTGGTCAGAAAAACGGTAACAGGGGTTATTTCAGCTCAGTGTCCGGTCTGCCAAGTACATATCCCTGACCGTAGTCGATCCCTTCACTCTGCAGGAACTGAACTTCCTCGCAGCGCTCAATCCCTTCCGCAATAATATTCGTGCCTGAGCTGGCCGCGTACTGCTTCAATATTTTGATAATATGCTGTTGTTCAGGGTGGGTATCCACATGACGGATCAGGAAGCGGTCCAATTTAATGAAATCCGGCTTTAAACTTACGATCGCTTTCAGACTGTTATATCCGGACCCTGCATCGTCAACGGCAATACGAAATCCCTGTGACCGGTAATGCGAGAGAACCCGTTCGAATTCCACATAATCATGGACCGCATGCTTTTCCGTAAGTTCAAAGACAACCTGTTCAGGAGTTAACCCGTTACGGTTAAGGAGGCTGATGGTCTCTCCGCTTCGATAGTTGGAGTCCGCCAAAACCCGGGGATGTATATTGAGAAAAATAACGGCATCCTGCGGCTTCTGCTCCTGTGTCAAACATGCTGCTCTGAAGCGTTCAATCGAAAGTTCACGGCAAAAATGCTCAAACGCGAAGACATGATCGGTGTGCCCGATAAAATCATAAAAAGACTCGGTATTCGGAAAAAGTTTGGACTCCGGGGGACGGTTCAGAATTTCGTAACCAAGCGTACGTCCGTCCTGTAAATTCAGAATCGGCTGAAAATAAGTTGTTAACAGATGCTGTTGCATAATCTTTTGCAGTTCAGAGAATTGCTTATGTAATCGAAAAGATTTCTGGAGAGTACTATAGATCTTCAATCCAATTCATCCTTTATGACTATGTAGTGAGTAAGGAATCAACTTATTAGATCCCACCAATAGTCCCATCGTACCACCCTGCTGTAGGTCCTTTGTTAAAATGCGCGTGAAAGTATGTTAAAACTTACCGGAAGTCATGCAAAAACATAGAAACCGCTTCCTGAGGATAGCAATCCAGATGAACTCAGTTAAGCGTTGACGGTTATCAATAGCCCATACATACATCCTTCAAGGCATATGCAGAAAACGGCGCGGCTCCCGAAACCTCGGAAACCGCGCCGTTATTGACATTCTCAGTTAAACAATATGACCTTTCTTAATTTGTGTACAGTCCCTTTTCTGGTGGCTTACGTGTTCGTCTGAGCTTTGACTACTCCTTACCTGAAACGGATTCCTATGATCCGGTTGAACGAACTCATATATAATTCTTAAGATACCCATCCAAATAACAAATCATTGTCTTCAGAACATCATCCTTAAAGTCACGTTTAAGTCCATCCAACCCGTTTTTTTCGATAATATCAATAACCTCTGCAGGCAAGGTGGCAGATAATTTGCACCCCGTAATAATCGACGCCTCCGCTTGAAGGATGTCCATGACATCCTCTTGCGTCAATGCGTTATGACTGCAAATTATGGATACCAGCTCCGACATCAATTTGTACAAATTCATCTTCTGACCCAGCATTGTTTCTGCATCAACATTTTTTTCAAAAACTGCTGTACGCATGGATTCCAGTCTAATATACAAGGGGTTATGATCTACCAGTTCTGTAAGCTCATTGATTACGAGCATTTTGAAGTCATTAAAATTCAGGATTGGCGTGCCCTTCACCATCTCCGTTAGGCGCGCAAGCCTTTTCACGTACTCCCGACACAACAGGCTGAAAAACAACGCTTCTTTTGTTTTAAAGTACACAAACAGAATACCGTTCGACATGCCCATCTGTTTAGCAATATCAGACATTTTAATTTTTTCGTATTCGGATGAGAGAAACATTTCCGCCGCTTTGTCTAAGATGGCCTGAGCTTTTAATGCCTTTGCCTCAGGAGTCATCGCACGCTTTGCCATAAGTTCATCACTCCATTTCGATCCATTTTAGATGCTAATCGATTTGGAGTCAAAATAAAACCGCCTTACTCTATTTATGCTTGCAAGAAGGTCCTAACTGATTCGTCGAAATCGCTGCAAAATGCTTTAACATTTCCCCAATAGCATAAGCTTCTTCCATCGAGATAAGAAAATTTGTATGCTTGATAAAGAAAATATCACCATCTTTCCAGTAAGTGGTTGTATCTGGCAATCGAAGATCGAAATTGGTCATATTTATTATCCTTCCTTTTTGCAAAAAAGTAGCGGCAGCTTAACCGAACATTTTGATGATTCGATCATGGGCACGATCTCCAAAAATATTTTTCATAAACACCATCGGTTTTGCCATAAAGCCTACAAGGTAGCGTGTTCTCGGTCTTCTCACGGTTACAGCTTTACCAATGGTACGTGCGATTAACTCCGGCTTTGATAACTGGTTGCCTGTATAATTCTTGATCATCCCCTCGGCCGTTTTACTGGCTGCCTGGGCATACGGACCCTTCGCAGATACCTTTTTAAGATTTTCAGCGGCAATAATACCCCAGTCCGTTTTGATACCGCCTGGTTCTACTACGATGACATCAATTCCGAATGGCTCCAATTCTAAACGAAGACAATCGGAAAGACCCTCCACCGCAAACTTGGTTGCATGATACCAGCCACCGAAATTAGTCCATATTTTCCCTCCCATTGAAGAAACGTTAACAATTTTTCCGTATTTATTTTTTCGCATATTCGGTACAACGAGCTGAATCATTCTCGCTAGTCCGAACACATTTACTTCCATCTGGCGTCGTGCCTCTTCCATTGGAACATCCTCAACCGCTCCATACGAACCGTATCCTGCGTTATTGACAAGAACATCAATTCTTCCTTCCTTCTTAAGGATCTCATTGACACCCTCTATCATGGATTCATCATCGGTTACGTCTATTGAAACAGGACGAATCCCTTTTGCGGCAAGGTCCTGCATTTTATCTATACGGCGGGCGGCTGCATAAACTGTAAACCCTTTGTTTTTCAACTCGATTGCAGCTTCTTTGCCAATGCCAGAGGATGCCCCTGTAATTAATGCAACTTTTTGACTCATGAATAAAACCTCCATAATTTATAATTGACTTCGAGTCAATAATAATTGACTTTAAGTCAATTGTCAACAAGCAGCTTATTCATACATTCTCCCTCGGCATAACTTAATATGACTCCCCTACCAATCGCCCTGCCAAAGTTCGTTTTTCAAGACAAAAAACCGCCAAGCCCATGAAATGACTGGGTTTTTGGCGGTTTTACTATATAAGAGACACTCTTCCTGCCCCGAAGGAATTGACCATCTCAAGCTTGGGTTCAAACATCCGGTAATATTGCCACTACAATGCTTACAGCTAATTTTTGATAAGCATCACTGCACAGACCAAATTAAGCGAATTATTCTCCTCCAAAAACTGAAGTAGTTTCTGAAGATATGGGATATCGTGGCTGA includes these proteins:
- a CDS encoding MATE family efflux transporter; its protein translation is MNSHLKSDFYNNVIKIAVPVTLQSLIMALLTLTDQLMVGQLGDVAIASVGISTKIYGIISVVLAGLATGISIYAAQFWGKRDEKSIAQLMGMGVTVGLVFAILFTVPVHFAPKFNLGLFTTDQRVISEGAIFLRIISLSYIPAMLTMIYSAILRSTGRVKLPMIVSMCTVGINIVLNYLLIYGNFGFPELGLKGAAISTLTARIVECLFIIGASYKLRLPGIADRSNWFGASGQLAGKFFRTTYPIVLTELIWVLGETVYAIIYSRMGTAEMTAMTITFPLQGLSIGLLSGLSSAAGILIGNKLGADEEETALDFSRRFILLGIVISLVAGVLIAAAAPLYVSIFQISDEAHQMGIRLVWVFAGFLWVKVSNMILAGGILQSGGDSKFVFAMESTATWLIGVPSGLLVSFVWKQPIYLVYMILSLEEVVRFAVGLYRIRSKKWLKNLVADISA
- a CDS encoding oxidoreductase, producing MSQKVALITGASSGIGKEAAIELKNKGFTVYAAARRIDKMQDLAAKGIRPVSIDVTDDESMIEGVNEILKKEGRIDVLVNNAGYGSYGAVEDVPMEEARRQMEVNVFGLARMIQLVVPNMRKNKYGKIVNVSSMGGKIWTNFGGWYHATKFAVEGLSDCLRLELEPFGIDVIVVEPGGIKTDWGIIAAENLKKVSAKGPYAQAASKTAEGMIKNYTGNQLSKPELIARTIGKAVTVRRPRTRYLVGFMAKPMVFMKNIFGDRAHDRIIKMFG
- a CDS encoding TetR family transcriptional regulator, producing MAKRAMTPEAKALKAQAILDKAAEMFLSSEYEKIKMSDIAKQMGMSNGILFVYFKTKEALFFSLLCREYVKRLARLTEMVKGTPILNFNDFKMLVINELTELVDHNPLYIRLESMRTAVFEKNVDAETMLGQKMNLYKLMSELVSIICSHNALTQEDVMDILQAEASIITGCKLSATLPAEVIDIIEKNGLDGLKRDFKDDVLKTMICYLDGYLKNYI
- a CDS encoding GGDEF domain-containing protein encodes the protein MFMHIGEIAETIPVVTPETKCDEVYQLFKTHPNLEGLAIAGEDGRPSLIMRALFFQKIGTRYGYPVYMDRPVKLIMNAQPLVVEYMEQITEVSIQAMNRTEGELYDLVLITLEGSLFGAVSIRRLLLTVADVRAEMGIFMNPLTGLPGNRIIDEWLYQFIQLEQFSVLYIDLDYFKSYNDSYGFKKGDQLIQATAGLLRKYFAATPKAFLGHIGGDDFIAILDHHDFKPVCEEAIADFEQMKRDFYTPEDLHNNHVFGEGRSGQNHLIPLVSMSIAVVTSRRQKYTSVDHIVTEATRIKKVCKSVPGSVCVADQEDIVTPAD
- a CDS encoding EAL domain-containing protein; amino-acid sequence: MQQHLLTTYFQPILNLQDGRTLGYEILNRPPESKLFPNTESFYDFIGHTDHVFAFEHFCRELSIERFRAACLTQEQKPQDAVIFLNIHPRVLADSNYRSGETISLLNRNGLTPEQVVFELTEKHAVHDYVEFERVLSHYRSQGFRIAVDDAGSGYNSLKAIVSLKPDFIKLDRFLIRHVDTHPEQQHIIKILKQYAASSGTNIIAEGIERCEEVQFLQSEGIDYGQGYVLGRPDTELK